A single genomic interval of Arachis duranensis cultivar V14167 chromosome 7, aradu.V14167.gnm2.J7QH, whole genome shotgun sequence harbors:
- the LOC107458026 gene encoding calcium uniporter protein 5, mitochondrial-like gives MWSRGWRVGSSLKQRVCATLNIGSSHGYGGKAHQSFDHTPLFGLKGFADDGRKRNNNGEGGRGVGVGSISVLLNRMNNKRGVCSSTWVSSPFNNGGINNSNSPSSSYGKIEGANSLSYAEAKKLMRLVNVENLKLKLGSDGKEVIPYNELIEACESMGVVRNKEEAMAFAKVLDEAGVILLFRNKVYLHPDKVVDLVISAVPLALTSENDPRREELKRLQEKKEELDVLAHKQVRRILWGGLGFGIATVSLFFRLTFWEFSWDVMEPIAFFTTSTGLIIGYAYFLFTSRDPTYQDFMKRLFLSRQRKLHKRHNFDIDKYNDLRCKCKTPLDAKTTLKNRLGVDLDLEEA, from the exons ATGTGGAGTAGAGGGTGGCGTGTAGGGTCATCGTTGAAGCAAAGGGTATGTGCTACTTTGAATATTGGAAGCAGCCATGGCTATGGTGGAAAGGCTCATCAATCTTTTGATCACACTCCATTGTTCGGTTTGAAAGGTTTTGCAGATGATGGAAGAAAGAGGAATAATAatggagaaggaggaagaggtgTTGGTGTTGGTTCTATATCTGTTTTACTGAACCGAATGAATAATAAGAGGGGTGTGTGTTCATCAACTTGGGTTTCATCTCCTTTTAACAATGGGGGcattaataattcaaattctccatcttcttcttatgGGAAAATAGAAGGGGCAAATAGTTTATCATACGCTGAGGCGAAGAAGCTAATGAGGCTAGTGAATGTGGAGAATCTAAAGTTGAAGCTTGGAAGTGATGGGAAGGAAGTTATTCCGTACAATGAACTTATTGAAGCATGTGAAAGCATGGGAGTTGTAAGGAATAAAGAAGAGGCTATGGCGTTTGCTAAGGTTCTTGATGAAGCTGGTGTTATTCTTCTCTTTAGGAACAAGGTCTATCTGCACCCTGATAAG GTGGTTGATCTGGTTATAAGTGCAGTTCCACTAGCACTAACTTCTGAGAATGATCCTAGAAGGGAAGAACTAAAGAGGCtccaagagaagaaagaagagctCGATGTCTTGGCGCACAAGCAAGTCCGGCGCATCCTCTGGGGCGGCCTAGGATTCGGCATAGCCACCGTCTCCCTCTTCTTCCGGCTAACATTCTGGGAATTCTCATGGGACGTCATGGAGCCGATCGCATTCTTCACGACGTCGACCGGCCTAATCATCGGCTATGCCTACTTCCTATTCACCTCAAGGGACCCTACTTACCAAGACTTCATGAAGAGGCTATTCCTTTCAAGGCAGAGGAAGCTTCATAAGAGGCACAATTTTGATATTGACAAGTATAATGATCTTAGGTGCAAATGCAAAACACCTTTAGATGCAAAAACCACACTCAAGAATCGCTTAGGCGTCGATCTAGATCTGGAGGAGGCTTAA